One window of Lawsonibacter asaccharolyticus genomic DNA carries:
- a CDS encoding electron transport complex subunit C, whose protein sequence is MASSMFGGIHPASRKENTRRKPLMLLEHPPAQVALPLAFHGGPSSLPLVKAGERVYAGQPIARPEGEDGAVLHASVSGRVEAIRELPHPWGGRAPAIVIANDGDNTPWPERPEGIKLSQASQEELMVRIEAAGIVDMGSDPLPAQVKILRARGRVDTLIVNAAECEPYITADLRLLQERGEPILKGTRALAKVLGVDRVVLAAESDMLTAVEALERRISRKRSRVELKTIRTRYPMGAEKQIVQSVTRREVPPGGRAEDVRCVVFNVSAAFAVGEALNKGLPLTHRAVTVTGGAVARPRNLWVPLGTPLKELVSSAGGFREEPGLILVGGPMTGVTQKSLEAPVLPNTNGLLCLAPWEQPREQAPTVCIRCGQCVSVCPMHLSPIFVVRALKENAAERLRSLHPQDCMDCGCCTYICPAHIPLADLVRQAAGQVRELEKGGDLHG, encoded by the coding sequence ATGGCCAGTTCCATGTTCGGCGGGATACACCCCGCTTCCCGAAAAGAAAATACCCGGCGCAAGCCGCTGATGCTGCTGGAGCACCCCCCGGCCCAGGTGGCCCTGCCTCTGGCTTTTCACGGAGGTCCCTCCTCCCTCCCCCTGGTCAAAGCTGGGGAACGGGTGTATGCGGGACAGCCTATCGCCCGTCCGGAGGGCGAGGACGGGGCGGTGCTCCACGCCAGCGTCTCCGGACGGGTGGAGGCCATCCGGGAGCTGCCCCACCCCTGGGGCGGCCGCGCCCCCGCCATCGTCATCGCCAACGATGGGGACAATACGCCCTGGCCAGAGCGGCCTGAGGGCATCAAGCTCAGCCAGGCGTCCCAGGAGGAGCTGATGGTCCGGATAGAAGCCGCCGGCATCGTGGATATGGGCAGTGATCCCCTCCCCGCCCAGGTGAAGATCCTCCGGGCCCGGGGCCGGGTGGACACCCTGATCGTCAACGCCGCTGAGTGTGAGCCCTATATCACTGCCGACCTGCGCCTGCTCCAGGAGCGGGGGGAGCCCATTCTGAAGGGGACCCGCGCTCTTGCCAAGGTGCTGGGTGTGGACCGGGTGGTGCTGGCGGCGGAGAGCGACATGCTCACCGCCGTGGAGGCGCTGGAGCGCCGCATCAGCCGCAAGCGGAGCCGGGTGGAGCTGAAGACCATCCGCACCCGCTACCCCATGGGGGCGGAGAAACAGATCGTCCAGTCGGTCACCCGCCGGGAGGTCCCGCCGGGAGGCCGGGCGGAGGACGTACGCTGTGTGGTCTTCAACGTCTCGGCAGCCTTTGCGGTGGGCGAGGCACTGAACAAAGGCCTCCCCCTGACCCACCGGGCCGTGACGGTGACGGGGGGCGCGGTAGCCCGGCCCCGCAACCTGTGGGTCCCCCTGGGCACGCCGCTGAAGGAGCTGGTCTCCTCCGCCGGCGGCTTCCGGGAGGAGCCGGGCCTGATCCTGGTGGGCGGCCCCATGACAGGGGTGACCCAGAAGAGCCTGGAGGCCCCGGTACTGCCCAACACCAACGGCCTTCTGTGTCTGGCCCCCTGGGAGCAGCCCCGGGAACAGGCTCCCACCGTCTGTATTCGGTGTGGGCAATGCGTCTCCGTCTGCCCCATGCACCTCTCCCCCATCTTTGTGGTCCGGGCCCTGAAGGAAAACGCGGCGGAGCGCCTGCGCTCCCTCCATCCGCAGGACTGCATGGACTGCGGATGCTGCACCTATATCTGTCCGGCCCATATCCCTCTGGCCGACCTGGTGCGCCAGGCGGCTGGTCAGGTGCGGGAACTGGAGAAAGGGGGGGACCTCCATGGCTGA
- a CDS encoding thymidylate synthase translates to MSYADQVFIQNCQDILSRGVWDTDREVRPRWEDGTPAHTIKLFGVVNRYDLRREFPILTVRRQFLKSAVDELLWIWQKKSNNVHDLNSRIWDAWADESGSIGKAYGYQLGVKHHYPQGDMDQVDKVLWDLKHDPGSRRILTSLYNHHDLSEMALYPCAYSMTFNVSGNTLNGILNQRSQDMLTANGWNVMQYAVLLHMVAQVSGLEAGELVHVITDAHIYDRHVDTVREIITRQPYDAPRFSLDPAVTDFYAFTPDSVRLEGYQAHPVPGTIPVAV, encoded by the coding sequence ATGAGCTACGCCGATCAGGTCTTTATTCAAAACTGTCAGGACATTCTTTCCCGGGGAGTGTGGGACACCGACCGGGAGGTCCGTCCCCGCTGGGAGGACGGGACTCCCGCCCATACCATTAAGCTCTTTGGGGTGGTCAACCGGTATGACCTGCGCAGAGAATTCCCCATTCTCACCGTCCGCAGGCAGTTTTTGAAGTCCGCGGTGGACGAGCTTCTGTGGATCTGGCAGAAGAAGTCCAACAACGTCCACGACCTGAACAGCCGCATCTGGGACGCCTGGGCGGACGAGTCCGGCTCCATCGGCAAGGCCTACGGCTACCAGCTGGGGGTGAAACACCACTACCCCCAGGGGGACATGGACCAGGTAGACAAGGTGCTGTGGGACCTGAAGCACGACCCCGGCTCCCGCCGCATCCTCACCAGCCTCTACAACCACCACGACCTGAGCGAGATGGCCCTCTACCCCTGTGCCTATTCCATGACCTTCAACGTCAGCGGGAACACCCTGAACGGCATTTTGAACCAGCGCAGCCAGGACATGCTCACCGCCAACGGCTGGAACGTGATGCAGTACGCCGTTCTGCTCCACATGGTCGCCCAGGTCTCCGGGCTGGAGGCCGGCGAACTGGTCCACGTCATCACCGACGCCCATATCTACGACCGCCACGTGGACACGGTGCGGGAGATCATCACTCGCCAGCCCTATGACGCCCCCCGATTCTCCCTGGACCCCGCTGTCACCGATTTCTACGCCTTCACCCCGGACAGCGTGCGCCTGGAGGGGTATCAGGCCCACCCTGTGCCGGGAACGATCCCGGTGGCGGTCTAA
- a CDS encoding ribonuclease, translating to MKLSFFGAAHAVTGSCHCLEVNGRKILIDCGLQQGRDEHDDNALDFAPGQIDYCLVTHAHIDHSGRLPLLVKEGFQGQIITTRLTAQLLSIMLRDSAHIQESDAQWQNQKGKRAGRDAVEPLYTVADAEAALQQLYPVEYGQVLDLCEGVRVRFTDAGHLLGSSEVELWLTEGDVERKIVFSGDLGNIDQPIIRDPSFVEDADYVVMESTYGDRNHEPPESYTESLAQLIDEVFAKGGNIVIPSFAVGRTQELLYFLREIKDRGLVKSAPNFTVCVDSPLAAEATRVYSGDLHGYLDEEAIAVLQGGDDLFTFPGLTLTQSTEESKALNMDPSPKIIISASGMCDAGRIRHHLKHNLWRPECAVVFVGYQAEGSLGRRLLEGAKTVKLFGEEIAVRARIVNFKGLSSHADRDHLLEWVGHIAPAPRQVFVVHGDAPVTELFAEDLNQRGIPAHAPLYQEVYDLAADRMLAKGVVLEGKRTTGGASAPSAAYVRLVDVTKQLQDMVGRSRGRANKDLGRLADQLKAIMEKWDA from the coding sequence ATGAAGCTGAGTTTCTTCGGCGCGGCCCACGCTGTCACGGGGAGCTGCCACTGTCTGGAAGTCAACGGCAGGAAGATCCTCATCGACTGCGGCTTGCAGCAGGGCCGGGACGAGCACGACGACAACGCCCTGGACTTCGCCCCCGGCCAGATCGATTACTGCCTGGTCACCCACGCCCACATCGACCACTCCGGCCGGCTGCCACTGCTGGTCAAGGAGGGGTTCCAGGGGCAGATCATCACCACCCGTCTCACCGCCCAGCTCCTGTCCATCATGCTGCGGGACTCGGCCCATATCCAGGAGAGCGACGCCCAGTGGCAGAACCAGAAGGGCAAGCGGGCCGGCCGTGACGCAGTGGAGCCTCTCTACACTGTGGCTGACGCGGAGGCCGCCCTCCAGCAGCTCTATCCCGTGGAGTACGGCCAGGTGCTGGATCTGTGCGAGGGAGTCCGGGTCCGCTTCACCGATGCGGGCCACCTGCTGGGCTCCTCTGAGGTGGAGCTGTGGCTCACCGAGGGGGATGTGGAGCGGAAGATCGTCTTCTCCGGCGACCTGGGCAACATCGACCAGCCCATTATCCGCGACCCTTCCTTTGTGGAGGATGCGGACTATGTGGTCATGGAGTCCACCTATGGCGACCGGAACCATGAGCCGCCGGAGAGCTACACCGAGTCTCTGGCCCAGCTCATCGACGAGGTGTTCGCCAAGGGTGGGAACATCGTGATCCCCTCCTTCGCGGTGGGCCGCACCCAGGAGCTGCTCTACTTCCTCCGGGAGATCAAGGACCGTGGGCTGGTGAAGAGCGCCCCCAACTTCACCGTGTGCGTGGACAGCCCGCTGGCTGCGGAGGCCACCCGGGTGTACTCCGGCGACCTCCACGGCTATCTGGACGAGGAGGCCATTGCGGTGCTCCAGGGGGGGGACGACCTGTTCACCTTCCCCGGCCTGACCCTGACCCAGTCCACGGAGGAGTCCAAGGCACTGAATATGGACCCGTCCCCCAAGATCATCATCTCCGCCTCCGGCATGTGCGACGCCGGCCGCATCCGTCACCACCTGAAGCATAACCTGTGGCGGCCGGAGTGCGCGGTGGTCTTCGTGGGCTATCAGGCGGAGGGGTCCCTGGGCCGCCGCCTGCTGGAGGGCGCCAAGACGGTGAAGCTGTTCGGCGAGGAAATCGCCGTCCGGGCCCGTATCGTCAACTTCAAGGGGCTCAGCTCCCACGCGGACCGGGATCACCTGCTGGAGTGGGTGGGCCACATCGCGCCGGCGCCCCGGCAGGTCTTTGTGGTCCACGGAGACGCGCCGGTCACCGAGCTGTTTGCTGAGGACCTGAACCAGCGGGGCATCCCCGCCCACGCACCTCTGTACCAGGAGGTCTACGACCTGGCTGCGGACCGGATGCTGGCCAAGGGCGTGGTGCTGGAGGGCAAGCGGACCACTGGCGGCGCCTCCGCCCCTTCGGCGGCCTATGTCCGCCTGGTGGACGTGACCAAACAGCTCCAGGATATGGTGGGCCGCAGCCGCGGCCGGGCCAACAAGGACCTGGGACGGCTGGCCGACCAGCTGAAGGCCATCATGGAGAAATGGGATGCTTGA
- a CDS encoding site-specific recombinases: MNIAAYCRVSTDKEDQLNSLEAQKEFFSEYTKRTGDNLVRLYADEGISGTKIKNRKEFLRMMSDAEHGLFDMVVVKDISRFARNTVDLLQNVRKLKALGIETQFLTANMTSMGNSEFVLTIFGALAQEESANTSKRVKFGKKMNAEKGRVPNIVYGYDKTIGDYFNLTINQEEAAVVRQIYEWYIKDGYGAAKISIFLNERGLRTKRNCQWSQNGVCRILTNELYTGKIINGKQEVTDFLTGQRADKDASEWMVVERPDLQIIDMETFEQAQQIMKSRGRAFKVDKQRQSNKYLFSTLIKCKECGWSFRRVVRTYKNTYVRWVCSGHNGKGADNCPNAVTVDEEELIEVLQEYFAGLLKTKKNVIRYVVGEFQRVYKAKDENLNYEKELNAQLAKLQKTRQKYMDMYADDLISREELNDRIGGMRKEIERLENELKMVSYHLTKGEQLESVLQQTFKEIEDIADVHQMTNAQLKRIIQKIEVDKDGNVDIYLRLFGDLGLDETVLIRNDET; the protein is encoded by the coding sequence ATGAATATTGCCGCTTACTGCCGGGTATCCACGGACAAGGAAGATCAGCTTAATAGCTTGGAGGCACAGAAGGAATTCTTTTCTGAATATACCAAACGCACAGGGGACAACCTGGTGCGGCTGTATGCTGACGAGGGTATTTCCGGGACAAAAATCAAAAACCGAAAAGAGTTTTTGCGGATGATGTCAGACGCGGAGCATGGCCTGTTTGATATGGTGGTGGTCAAGGACATCTCACGCTTTGCCCGGAATACAGTTGACCTTTTGCAAAATGTCCGCAAGCTGAAAGCGTTGGGAATCGAAACCCAGTTTTTGACCGCCAACATGACCAGCATGGGCAACAGCGAATTTGTGCTGACGATCTTCGGGGCCCTGGCCCAGGAGGAGAGCGCCAACACCTCCAAGCGGGTGAAATTTGGCAAGAAAATGAATGCTGAGAAGGGGAGAGTCCCCAACATTGTCTATGGCTATGACAAGACCATCGGCGACTACTTCAACCTGACCATCAACCAGGAGGAGGCCGCCGTTGTTCGCCAGATTTATGAGTGGTATATCAAAGACGGCTACGGTGCGGCAAAGATATCCATTTTCCTCAATGAGCGGGGGCTGCGGACAAAGCGCAACTGTCAGTGGAGCCAGAACGGTGTGTGCCGCATTCTTACCAATGAGCTTTATACCGGAAAAATTATCAACGGCAAACAGGAAGTGACTGATTTTCTCACCGGCCAGCGGGCGGATAAAGATGCATCAGAATGGATGGTGGTAGAGCGGCCGGATCTCCAGATTATTGACATGGAAACCTTTGAGCAGGCCCAGCAGATCATGAAGTCCCGTGGACGAGCCTTTAAGGTAGACAAACAGCGACAGAGCAACAAATACTTGTTCTCTACTCTTATCAAGTGCAAGGAGTGTGGCTGGTCCTTCCGACGGGTGGTGCGCACCTACAAGAACACTTATGTGCGCTGGGTCTGCTCTGGCCACAACGGCAAAGGGGCGGACAACTGCCCCAACGCCGTGACAGTAGACGAGGAGGAACTGATCGAGGTTTTGCAGGAATATTTCGCCGGGCTACTGAAAACAAAGAAAAATGTCATCCGCTATGTGGTGGGGGAATTCCAGCGGGTCTATAAGGCAAAGGATGAAAACCTGAACTATGAAAAGGAACTGAACGCCCAACTTGCCAAGCTGCAAAAGACCCGCCAGAAATACATGGATATGTATGCTGATGATCTGATCAGCCGTGAGGAGCTGAATGACAGGATCGGTGGGATGCGGAAAGAGATCGAACGGCTGGAAAACGAGCTGAAAATGGTGTCCTACCACCTGACAAAGGGCGAGCAGTTGGAAAGCGTCCTGCAGCAGACTTTCAAGGAGATCGAGGACATTGCCGATGTGCATCAGATGACCAATGCCCAGCTCAAGCGGATCATCCAGAAGATCGAAGTGGACAAGGATGGGAATGTGGACATCTATCTGCGCCTGTTCGGTGATTTGGGCTTGGACGAAACGGTTCTAATTCGTAACGACGAAACATAA
- a CDS encoding dihydrofolate reductase, which produces MDLIVAVDQNWAIGKDGEQLLYLSQDLKRFKALTLGHAVILGRRTLSTFPGGRPLKGRRNLILSTTPDFAPEGGEVYPSLDALLAAAPADAFVIGGESVYRALLDRCGTAYVTKILAQYPADRYFPDLDADPRWESVEESELLEENGVRFRYVTYRRRQEA; this is translated from the coding sequence ATGGATCTCATTGTAGCAGTGGACCAGAACTGGGCCATCGGGAAGGACGGAGAGCAGCTTCTCTATCTCTCCCAGGACCTGAAGCGCTTCAAGGCCCTGACCCTGGGCCACGCGGTCATTCTGGGCCGCAGGACCCTCTCTACCTTTCCCGGCGGACGCCCCCTGAAGGGACGGCGCAACCTGATCCTGTCCACCACGCCGGACTTCGCCCCGGAGGGCGGTGAGGTCTATCCCTCCCTGGACGCCCTCCTCGCCGCCGCTCCGGCGGATGCCTTTGTCATCGGCGGGGAGTCCGTCTACCGCGCCCTTTTGGACCGGTGCGGCACCGCCTATGTCACTAAGATCCTGGCCCAGTACCCCGCAGACCGGTACTTCCCGGACCTGGATGCCGACCCTCGCTGGGAGTCGGTGGAGGAGTCAGAACTCCTGGAGGAGAACGGAGTACGCTTCCGGTATGTGACCTACCGGCGCAGGCAGGAGGCATGA